Within Anticarsia gemmatalis isolate Benzon Research Colony breed Stoneville strain chromosome 15, ilAntGemm2 primary, whole genome shotgun sequence, the genomic segment CAACTACaacatcaaattattattataaaaacaagataaaacTAAGACATAATTAAAAACGATGTTTGGTGAGGTTATTGAAAAAGGATATAGGGGGGACGGGgtagtcatattataatatgtctgCCTACTACGTTTTCAATGTTCTCAAAACTATTTTCATGATATCCAGGAATGAGATATTGATTGAAGAGCTGGGATCAAACGAAGCCTGTTATTATCAGCAAAAAATAACCTTTCATTTGTGGGGGAAACCTGGATATAATCTAGTTGTTAACAAATTGTCTAAGATTTACACCAGAACAGTTTATAAACTAGACCACCTGACATTTTCCTTGCTCGCGGCACAGATGAGCTACCTAGTGCTTTTACACCTTTTTAAAGagcaaaactattttttgttacagaCAACATCTCCAACGCTGTCCCCTCCAAGGCTGACGCTGAGGTTCCCGCCTCTGCCTCATTCTGCAGCTTCGGCGCCAACGAGGAAGGAGGTAATTATTTCAAACTCTAACTTTTTCTTTACTTGCCTTTTTACATGGTACTTACGCaaattattttagataaaaattacGATTTTGTCACGATATGCGGTATCTTGGTAAATTAAAACTTGTGACAGCATGCTGGTATGTGTGTGTAGTTGTCTTAACTATCATGCAAATCTTAAGGGTAAAATTTCAGACGGTTTATTTGTGGTTTCCTAGTCGACATTTCGTACCTTTAATCTATTTGTTCGAAGAGGTCTCTATAAAATGCAGTAGATTGTCGAGATCGGATGTTTTCGTTCTTCATACTTACTTTActaatgtgttatttttgtagGTCCCGGTGAGACCCTCTCCTGCAACGATGTGAGCCTCGCCCAGGACGGCAGCTCCATTGTCGCCTCCGGTGATGATGTTGCCGCTACTCAAGTaagtttatataagttttatattgaGACTTAAACGTATCTTGCCAAGTTTTGCATAGAGACTTAAACTGTTTGCTtactacattttctttaaattacatAGCTTATCAGAAAGACCTGTAAGTTTTCAACATTTTTGGTAGTTTTAATAGTACAAGTAAATTTTCCTTGAACAGCAGATAAAGACGATTGTATAAAGAAAAGAATGCAGATGTGAGACTGAACATTCGCACCCGTTTtcttaatcaaatcaaatcatttattttgtgttttgtgATTTGATTTAACTTTTCATGCTTTTTATTTGACTCGCAACTAATACTGTAGTGGGAAATAGTCACATACATGACCGTATATACAAGAGACACATAATTATAAGTGATGTAGACGTAACTGACTGTGTCGTTTACTACTTCTTTATTTATCGTCTTCAGTGCAGCTTACTTATACAGTTTTCTACGAAGTTGTTACCATTGTTAGAGTGTTATACGCATCTATTCGCATCCTTAGTTCATTCTCACGAAATAGGGTTACCATGCCAACGAACGATTTCATACTATTGCAACATTTCCTATGTAGTTTTTACGCGAAAAGATTTCGCAAAGACGACTATTACGTCTACGCAATAAATTAGAATATGATTATCATTTTGTCGCATTATAATGAGgaattatgtaaaaattttgAGTATTATGTTTCTTAACCTAGAAAACATATGCTATTTTTAGTTGTTCTAGTTCATTTTCGATACTTTcgaaaaatgttaaatagacACGATTGTCTGcaatttatattgaattattacttaaaatgcCAAAAGTCGTCGCCTGGATTCACTAAGTAAATCctagttaatatttataaatgcgaTAAGTTTGtgaagatatatattttttctttcactcaaaaaaatattttcgaggAAATATTTTACTACTGTAAGGACGCACAAGGTGGATTTTTCGCATCTTTTCTTGCATTTAGGTGTACTTATGCACATTGCTCAGTTGTCAGGAATTTAACTATTGTATTGTTCCCAGTTCGACCTCGGAGCTGGTCTGGTCGTTGATGGAGTCCAGTACGGAGTCCTCGTCAAGGCCGCCGATGACGACAGCGCTGGCAGTAAGTCATATTATCCTATTTgcatatatatttattgataagaaCAGTATATTTAAACAACAGGAAAATCTGTAATTGAGTATGTATTCCTGTcattagttataaaaaatattggagaTGGTAAGGAGCTTCGTTTGGTGAAGATTTAGAGTAAACTTTAAACTTGATCCTTTTAGTCTAGGAGTTAGTAATTGacaaaatatacttatctaTTTTTGTTGGGGTACGtaattaagattaaaatatgCTCTAAACTTATATTTGTTTCCAGCCTTCGCCTTCGTCGGTGACTACCTGGACTGGATCGAGCAGACCACCGGTCTGAACTTCTACCCCGAGACTCCCGACGCACCCGAGGAAGTTGACCCTGAATCTCTCCTCGTCCACATTGTCAACTAAGCTGTTCAAGCGACAGTTTTCTTGGAGACCAGATTACAGCACAGTTCTTAAAAACACCCAAAGAACTTCCTTGGATCcatgaaataaagaattttcttctttctcatgtgtttatcttttaaaaagaagAGAAGAACCAACTAATGTCTCCATTTGTCatcgattttttatattttcttatcgTGGTGTCCAAAGGTGTTGCTCCAAAGACCAGGAGCTGCCTGAACTGATTTCCAAGTTGTTAAACTATCttaatatagtaataaatgtaatttaacttattattttgtttaatttgagtttgttttaataagtGGATCCGTGTGGCCGATTGACACAATCAATGTAATGTAGTATACATATTACTTTGacattaatatgaaattattaatttaggaaACTGATACAGTTCTACGAAGTAAACAACACGCATTAAAcattttgtgaaattaaaacGAGCCTTCAGTTTCTTGCTGTTTCTTCTCATGTCCTATTGTATTCttctttaataacttttaaattgagCAGCTATTAATAAACGTACTTTATAAAAAgagttttgaaacaaataatattttaaacaaaattatgttaggTGTAGGTAAACAAAGAATTTCCGTAAAATAATGGTATCTCTCTTTAAACACGTACGGTATACGAATTACAGGTTGATAAGTCTGCTTACCCAGCAAGGGTCATGCGATGTGTACACGCAATTACATAACGCGTTGTTTTATGAGTGAATTAACTTTACGCAACGAGCGAAGTTGACGGCCAAAAAAATTGAGGTTAGGACCAGCGTTGAACGAGTCGCGGCCTATCGAGTGAATGTTTTATAAACGGTAAATGATAGTGATTGCTTTATATTAAACACTAGATTCACGGATATATTTTTACTGCTGTTTTTAATGTCGGATCCACGAAATGTAGCGGATATCTGGAATGCACATTTTTGGTCCAATTTTCTAGAGGGGATTCCAATTGATACGATATGTAcgataaagtaaaataaacctAGGTAGCTACTGATGTCAGCAACTATAATTTAGCAGAAAAGTAGAGACATAATCTTATTAAAAGCTAATTATAAGAGTATTGTGAACAAATCTTTTCATTTATAATCATCTTGCTatctcaatataataatattctaaagaaTTAACGAGAAACAAGTTTAATTCCTTTTCATCTATAGTAAATGGATCTTGAAATTGCATTTTAAACGTTTAACCTTAAAGCAATCTTGGTGTTCTAACATTTTTTCATCTTCATTCACTTTTACGACTGTTGGAGATAAGCGGATTTCAACCGCTTTACGGAGCTTGTCGGCTTCCTACCACTGCCGTTGTACgagaacataaaatttaaacattaaatacaaacataaaacttaCACGAAAATAGTCTGTAAATGTACGCTGCAGAGAAAAGTAGATATGTACGGTTTTATTGTTGAAATGGCTTTAActttttagtacaaaattttGGTTCAATGAACTCGTGATAGTCGCTACTGTTGGTTCGTTGTAATCTCGCAACGAGCGCAGTTCTCTGGTGGAAATTATTCAATATTcgttttaaagcaaaaaaatatatcacatttCGTATCAGTCATTTTACGTAAAGGCTTGCATCAGTAATCAACTTATGTCCAAATATGCAACCTGTCAGTTTGGGATTTGAGTTATTTAACAATTCTTCAACCGTTTTCACACGACAAATTTACAATACACGATAGGTGGAAGACTACCG encodes:
- the LOC142978937 gene encoding chymotrypsin BII-like, translating into MKGFAFVLLCALVAVQARHTGVVKSTRADAALGENPWLVHLRIAVSTSGLLETCAGSVIGNRWVLTAASCVQTSRFIWIRYGVVQVINPSLVTENSIVRINGDLALIDINRNVEFNDNISNAVPSKADAEVPASASFCSFGANEEGGPGETLSCNDVSLAQDGSSIVASGDDVAATQFDLGAGLVVDGVQYGVLVKAADDDSAGTFAFVGDYLDWIEQTTGLNFYPETPDAPEEVDPESLLVHIVN